The following proteins are encoded in a genomic region of Hemibagrus wyckioides isolate EC202008001 linkage group LG29, SWU_Hwy_1.0, whole genome shotgun sequence:
- the rhoh gene encoding rho-related GTP-binding protein RhoH: MMNGTTGTSVKCVLVGDCAVGKTALLVRFTSETFPDCYRPTVYENTGVDVFMDGIQISLGLWDTAGNDTFRQIRPMSYQQADVVLLCYSVANPTTLASIQQKWIGEVREYLPRVPVLVVGTQTDLRDMGPYRDRCTTASDGKKVAHEIRAKGYLECSALINRGVQQVFECAVRTAVNQARKRTRRRLFDLNPCHVS; encoded by the coding sequence ATGATGAACGGGACAACTGGGACATCTGTGAAGTGCGTCCTCGTGGGGGACTGTGCTGTGGGCAAAACGGCGTTGCTGGTGCGCTTCACCTCCGAGACATTCCCTGACTGCTACAGACCCACCGTTTATGAAAACACAGGCGTGGATGTCTTCATGGATGGCATCCAGATCAGCTTGGGTTTATGGGACACGGCAGGGAATGACACTTTCCGCCAGATCCGCCCCATGTCCTACCAGCAAGCTGATGTAGTCTTGCTGTGCTACTCTGTGGCAAACCCCACCACACTGGCCAGCATCCAGCAAAAGTGGATAGGAGAGGTGCGAGAATATCTGCCCCGTGTGCCGGTCCTGGTGGTCGGCACTCAGACAGACCTCCGGGACATGGGGCCATATCGTGACCGCTGCACCACAGCATCAGATGGCAAGAAGGTGGCTCATGAAATTCGAGCTAAAGGCTACCTGGAATGCTCTGCACTCATTAATCGTGGTGTTCAGCAAGTGTTCGAGTGTGCTGTGCGTACGGCTGTCAATCAGGCGCGCAAGCGAACACGGCGGAGACTCTTTGACCTGAATCCATGCCACGTCTCTTGA